The Ochotona princeps isolate mOchPri1 chromosome 26, mOchPri1.hap1, whole genome shotgun sequence genome contains a region encoding:
- the ATP6V1D gene encoding V-type proton ATPase subunit D isoform X2: protein MSGKDRIEIFPSRMAQTIMKARLKGAQTGRNLLKKKSDALTLRFRQILKKIIETKMLMGEVMREAAFSLAEAKFTAGDFSTTVIQNVNKAQVKIRAKKDNVAGYELTGLARGGEQLAKLKRNYAKAVELLVELASLQTSFVTLDEAIKITNRRVNAIEHVIIPRIERTLAYIITELDEREREEFYRLKKIQEKKKILKEKSEKDLEQRRAAGEVMEPANLLAEEKDEDLLFE from the exons ATGTCGGGCAAAGACCGAATTGAGATCTTCCCCTCGCGGAT GGCACAGACCATCATGAAGGCGCGACTGAAAGGAGCACAGACAGGCCGAAACCTGCTGAAGAAGAAGTCTGACGCGCTGACTCTGCGGTTCCGCCAAATCCTGAAGAAGATAATAGAG ACGAAAATGTTGATGGGTGAAGTGATGAGAGAAGCTGCCTTTTCACTAGCCGAGGCCAAATTCACAGCAGGAGACTTCAG CACCACAGTTATCCAAAATGTAAATAAAGCCCAGGTGAAGATTCGGGCAAAGAAAGATAATGTAGCAG GTTATGAACTCACTGGTTTAGCCAGAGGTGGGGAACAGTTGGCCAAATTAAAGAGGAATTATGCCAAAGCAGTGGAATTACTGGTCGAACTAGCCTCTTTGCAG ACTTCCTTTGTCACTCTGGATGAAGCGATTAAGATAACCAACAGGCGTGTCAATGCCATTGAGCATG TCATCATTCCTCGGATTGAACGTACCCTTGCGTATATCATCACGGAGCTGGACGAGAGAGAACGAGAAGAGTTCTACAG GTTAAAGAAAATACAGGAGAAGAAGAAAATCCTCAAGGAAAAATCCGAGAAAGACTTGGAACAACGGCGAGCAGCCGGAGAGGTGATGGAGCCTGCCAATCTGCTGGCTGAGGAGAAGGACGAGGATCTTCTGTTTGAGTAA
- the ATP6V1D gene encoding V-type proton ATPase subunit D isoform X1 has protein sequence MSGKDRIEIFPSRMAQTIMKARLKGAQTGRNLLKKKSDALTLRFRQILKKIIETKMLMGEVMREAAFSLAEAKFTAGDFSTTVIQNVNKAQVKIRAKKDNVAGVTLPVFEHYHEGTDSYELTGLARGGEQLAKLKRNYAKAVELLVELASLQTSFVTLDEAIKITNRRVNAIEHVIIPRIERTLAYIITELDEREREEFYRLKKIQEKKKILKEKSEKDLEQRRAAGEVMEPANLLAEEKDEDLLFE, from the exons ATGTCGGGCAAAGACCGAATTGAGATCTTCCCCTCGCGGAT GGCACAGACCATCATGAAGGCGCGACTGAAAGGAGCACAGACAGGCCGAAACCTGCTGAAGAAGAAGTCTGACGCGCTGACTCTGCGGTTCCGCCAAATCCTGAAGAAGATAATAGAG ACGAAAATGTTGATGGGTGAAGTGATGAGAGAAGCTGCCTTTTCACTAGCCGAGGCCAAATTCACAGCAGGAGACTTCAG CACCACAGTTATCCAAAATGTAAATAAAGCCCAGGTGAAGATTCGGGCAAAGAAAGATAATGTAGCAG GTGTCACTCTGCCGGTGTTTGAGCACTACCATGAAGGAACTGACA GTTATGAACTCACTGGTTTAGCCAGAGGTGGGGAACAGTTGGCCAAATTAAAGAGGAATTATGCCAAAGCAGTGGAATTACTGGTCGAACTAGCCTCTTTGCAG ACTTCCTTTGTCACTCTGGATGAAGCGATTAAGATAACCAACAGGCGTGTCAATGCCATTGAGCATG TCATCATTCCTCGGATTGAACGTACCCTTGCGTATATCATCACGGAGCTGGACGAGAGAGAACGAGAAGAGTTCTACAG GTTAAAGAAAATACAGGAGAAGAAGAAAATCCTCAAGGAAAAATCCGAGAAAGACTTGGAACAACGGCGAGCAGCCGGAGAGGTGATGGAGCCTGCCAATCTGCTGGCTGAGGAGAAGGACGAGGATCTTCTGTTTGAGTAA